Proteins from a single region of Microbacterium sp. zg-Y818:
- a CDS encoding M15 family metallopeptidase: MTDPEPPASRRALRTAGVGAPSSRRRARRAARRRRALVLGGAAALVLWGVIALTSALLGAAGEQDAVDAQSARSAAPVPWATALPVPTMVGTATAAPSADAQPSAEPTEGICADAAVAGALAAGDDVAVIAAAGGAPAFREAVARGAAPCIDLADPGRIWVVVNKLRAYAVPDYAPSSLVAAGSVPGGNQAILRADAAAALQSMSDAARIAGAEFGVQSGYRSFGMQQSIYNAHVEQRGVAATELVSARPGYSEHQSGLAIDVVPCGNGCGGLDDLAGTAADQWIRAHAWEHGWIVRYEDGYTPITGYAYEPWHLRYVGVDLARAYHDGGFHSLEEFFELAPAPDYAD; the protein is encoded by the coding sequence GTGACGGACCCCGAACCGCCTGCATCCCGCCGCGCGCTGCGCACGGCGGGAGTCGGCGCGCCGTCGTCACGCCGCCGCGCCCGTCGGGCCGCGCGTCGGCGACGAGCGCTGGTGCTCGGTGGTGCGGCTGCACTGGTGCTGTGGGGCGTGATCGCGCTGACATCTGCGCTGCTGGGCGCGGCCGGCGAACAAGACGCCGTCGACGCCCAGTCCGCTCGAAGCGCGGCGCCGGTGCCCTGGGCCACGGCCCTTCCGGTGCCGACGATGGTCGGCACCGCGACGGCTGCCCCCTCGGCCGACGCGCAGCCATCGGCAGAGCCGACAGAGGGCATCTGCGCCGACGCTGCGGTGGCGGGGGCCCTGGCGGCCGGCGACGACGTCGCCGTGATCGCCGCAGCCGGGGGTGCGCCCGCGTTCCGTGAGGCCGTGGCGCGGGGAGCGGCGCCCTGCATCGACCTCGCCGATCCGGGCCGTATCTGGGTCGTCGTCAACAAGCTCCGCGCCTACGCCGTGCCGGACTACGCGCCGTCGTCGCTGGTGGCAGCGGGGTCGGTCCCCGGCGGCAATCAGGCGATCCTGCGGGCCGATGCCGCGGCGGCCCTGCAGAGCATGTCCGACGCCGCGCGCATCGCGGGCGCCGAGTTCGGCGTGCAGAGCGGATACCGCTCGTTCGGCATGCAGCAGTCGATCTACAACGCGCACGTCGAACAGCGCGGGGTGGCGGCGACCGAGTTGGTCAGCGCGCGGCCGGGATACAGCGAGCACCAGTCCGGGCTCGCCATCGACGTCGTCCCGTGCGGCAACGGCTGTGGTGGCCTCGACGATCTCGCCGGCACGGCCGCCGACCAGTGGATCCGCGCGCACGCGTGGGAGCACGGCTGGATCGTCCGGTATGAGGATGGCTACACCCCCATCACCGGCTACGCCTACGAGCCATGGCATCTGCGCTACGTGGGCGTCGACCTCGCGCGGGCGTACCACGACGGCGGGTTCCACTCGCTCGAGGAATTCTTCGAGCTGGCCCCCGCCCCGGACTACGCCGACTAG